The sequence TCGTGCAGTCCGGTTTCGTTCTTCCGTTTGTTCAATTCGTTTTCCGTCACGACTTCCCGGTCGAAATCAGCCAATACGGCCAGTTTCACGTTCATCTGCTCCAGTTCCCCGCTGTCATACACCGGTTCAGCCCAATACACAGCGTCTTCCCCTGTGCAGGCGAGCAGCCTGACGACCTGCATATTGACTCCTCCTGACGTATCTTCGTCCGGTACGATCGCATCTTCCGGTGTGTAATCGGCCTGGTTCACGAGCAAGGTCCTTCCGCTGCCTCCCAGCTGCTGTGCGTACTCACAAAACTGTTCCAATGACTTCGGCTGTTTCAAGACGCCACCTCCTACTGATTCTCTTCTTCACTATTCCCTTAAGCGGATGTCTGTTAAACAAAAGTCAGGGAGCCCGGCTCCCATCCGGGAACTATAAAAAACCGTCCGGGCATGCCAGCATCTGCTGGCATGTCCGGACGGCACCTCTCGGTCAGGTGAAATCCCGTTCGATTTTCTCTTCCCATACTTTATGGAACACTTCAGCTCCGTTTTCCCAAGCTTTCAATTCATTCATCAGATAATAGAACGATTCGTCCGCAGACATCGTACTCTTGGTTTCCAGGTATGTCTGCCAGTCCCCTTTTCCGACGCTCAGGGTCCAGTCGCATTCCACACGTGCGCTCAGCGGGTTGTTCTCCTGGATTGTGTAGACGTTGCGGTTCGTGCTGCCATATTCGATTCCGTTGATGTGCAGCTTCCTTTTGCCTTCATCCGAAAAGTCATCGAGCACCCAGATTCCCGTCGCTGCGTCCTGCTTGACTTCACGCGTCCGTCCGGCTTCACGCAATATGTCTTTTCCAAGAACTGGTGCCGTTTCCGCTTGAGGGAACGGCTTGAGTTCCCGATCGAGCTTTTTCGGCTCGCGGATCGGGAGGACCAATGCTGTCCGTTCCGAGGTTTCAAGGGTGAATGTCACCTCTTCGGGGAACGGCCAGATGTGCGGCCAGTAATTCGGTGATACCGCCAGCTGCCAATGGTGCCCTTTCTGCAGTGTATGGCCGATGACATTCATCTTCACACTGATGTCGATCGCTTTTCCCGGTTCGAGATAGGACGGATGCTCGTCACTGTCCCTGTGCGTCAGGTTCAGCACTCCCCATGTGACCCTGGTGGACGACCCGTCAGGTGCCACGTCGTTCAGGCGGACGACCAAGTGTGCAGCTTTCTTATCAGGTGTGATACGGCAGCGGAATTCCGGCTCGCCGAGGATCGCTTCGTCTTCCTCTGCCGGCGACGCATCGAAGACGACAGCCATGCCGTTTTCAATCCGCTGATCCGCCGGAAGATCGCCCGGCTGGCCGAATGGGCAGAAGACACCTGCATAATGGCCATGCTGCTGGACCGAGGAGACGATGACATCTTTGCCTCCTGCCCGTCCGGCCAATTCCCTGCCGTTCAGGAAGAATTGCTTTTCCTTGATGGCTGCAGGCGGCCATTGCTCTTCGGCCGCCCAGTGGCCGGGA comes from Sporosarcina trichiuri and encodes:
- a CDS encoding CocE/NonD family hydrolase, which translates into the protein MVFNVRETNRTNRTEYPYKVKELSSVMIPLSDGTQLAAHIWLPEDAEQNPVPAVLEYLPYRKNDFTALRDSLRHPYFAGHGYASIRIDIRGTGDSDGILYDEYLKQEQDDALEVLDWIGKQPWSAGKVGMIGKSWGGFNGLQIAARQHPALKAIITLCSTDDRYADDVHYKGGAMLASDMLWWASTMFAYNARPQFPEARGESWRENWLERMELTPPYAEAWVRHQRRDAYWKHGSVIENYDDIEIPVYAVGGWADGYTNAIPRLLTGLKGPKKGLIGPWAHEYPEMAVPGPQIGFLQEAVRWWDEWLKEEETGIMDEPMLRVYMQDSVSPQTDYACRPGHWAAEEQWPPAAIKEKQFFLNGRELAGRAGGKDVIVSSVQQHGHYAGVFCPFGQPGDLPADQRIENGMAVVFDASPAEEDEAILGEPEFRCRITPDKKAAHLVVRLNDVAPDGSSTRVTWGVLNLTHRDSDEHPSYLEPGKAIDISVKMNVIGHTLQKGHHWQLAVSPNYWPHIWPFPEEVTFTLETSERTALVLPIREPKKLDRELKPFPQAETAPVLGKDILREAGRTREVKQDAATGIWVLDDFSDEGKRKLHINGIEYGSTNRNVYTIQENNPLSARVECDWTLSVGKGDWQTYLETKSTMSADESFYYLMNELKAWENGAEVFHKVWEEKIERDFT